The proteins below are encoded in one region of Flavobacterium nackdongense:
- a CDS encoding T9SS C-terminal target domain-containing protein translates to MRNSNTTSKFSIAFSNKLKKAAYLKKAFYPAFLIILFFTLTSNNSMNWMDSIMKKFQFWEWTEINKNSEWEARAGLQALNLKGDFYIFGGRTPINPFVTDVIGASKIWGDVWKSKDYGKSWTRILETNDETHWPARAYFQAINNGKYMYIIGGQNFTIIDNPGYPFCGPCPAKISKSEFFNDVWRSEDGIKWTNMTKDMPSIKRWSPRAGLSAVLFNNEIYVMGGSVNDDSSITPGGPARIYYNDVWKSKDGKNWECMTKNAPWAPRAGGVAVVKSGYLYMIGGEDGFICNPFTPRCPPYYNDVWRTKDGKTWEIVTAAAQWSSRPGHQVVVADNHFVLFGGFGLDPNFNPTNNSQSKYVASNPVDVWVSKDGKDWEMLKDKPWNAESPADIKYDFDVVVVKGNREHMKDAIYTFGGDRETFDFLDFTNYLNVDNDVWRFSLPKQYQDGNSTNESAEYPIEKIVLLQNYPNPFVDKTVLSFKLTRSALVKINIYDMNGELVKNVINENKTIGQYEIEWDAKTKNNLFIKKGVYIAKIWADDELKTIKMILK, encoded by the coding sequence ATGAGAAATTCAAACACAACTTCAAAATTTAGTATTGCTTTTTCAAATAAATTAAAAAAAGCTGCATACTTGAAAAAGGCTTTTTATCCTGCTTTCCTGATTATTTTATTTTTCACACTTACATCCAATAATTCAATGAATTGGATGGATTCAATTATGAAAAAGTTTCAGTTTTGGGAATGGACGGAAATTAATAAAAATTCAGAATGGGAAGCTAGAGCAGGATTACAAGCTTTAAACCTAAAGGGGGATTTTTACATTTTTGGCGGTAGAACCCCTATTAATCCGTTTGTAACCGATGTTATTGGCGCTAGTAAAATATGGGGCGATGTATGGAAAAGTAAAGATTACGGAAAATCGTGGACTAGAATTCTAGAAACTAACGATGAAACTCATTGGCCTGCAAGAGCTTATTTTCAAGCAATCAACAACGGAAAATACATGTATATTATTGGTGGGCAAAACTTCACTATTATTGATAACCCTGGCTATCCATTTTGTGGTCCATGTCCAGCTAAAATATCAAAATCTGAGTTTTTTAATGATGTTTGGCGGAGTGAAGATGGCATAAAATGGACTAATATGACTAAAGATATGCCATCGATAAAAAGATGGTCTCCAAGAGCCGGCTTAAGCGCAGTATTATTTAATAATGAAATTTATGTAATGGGTGGTTCAGTAAATGATGATTCATCCATAACACCGGGGGGACCGGCAAGAATATATTACAATGATGTTTGGAAATCAAAAGATGGAAAAAATTGGGAATGTATGACAAAAAATGCACCCTGGGCGCCAAGAGCTGGGGGCGTTGCTGTTGTCAAAAGTGGCTATTTGTATATGATCGGTGGTGAAGACGGATTTATTTGTAATCCATTCACTCCAAGATGTCCTCCGTATTACAATGATGTATGGCGTACAAAAGATGGTAAAACATGGGAAATTGTAACAGCAGCGGCTCAATGGAGCTCAAGACCCGGACATCAGGTGGTGGTAGCTGATAATCATTTTGTTCTTTTTGGCGGTTTTGGCTTAGATCCTAATTTTAACCCTACAAATAATTCTCAAAGCAAGTATGTAGCCTCAAATCCCGTCGATGTATGGGTAAGTAAAGATGGGAAAGATTGGGAAATGTTAAAAGACAAACCTTGGAATGCCGAATCCCCTGCAGATATTAAATATGATTTTGATGTTGTAGTTGTAAAAGGTAATCGTGAACATATGAAAGATGCGATATATACCTTTGGAGGAGATAGAGAAACTTTCGATTTCCTTGATTTTACCAATTATCTCAATGTAGATAACGATGTTTGGCGATTTTCGCTTCCTAAACAGTATCAAGATGGAAATAGTACTAATGAAAGCGCTGAATACCCAATTGAAAAAATAGTTTTACTGCAAAACTATCCCAATCCATTTGTCGATAAGACCGTACTATCTTTTAAACTTACAAGAAGTGCATTAGTTAAAATTAACATTTATGATATGAATGGCGAATTGGTAAAAAATGTAATCAATGAGAACAAAACTATTGGCCAATATGAAATTGAATGGGATGCCAAAACTAAAAACAACTTATTTATTAAAAAAGGAGTTTATATTGCCAAAATTTGGGCTGATGACGAATTAAAAACAATAAAAATGATTTTGAAATAA